TACTTTGCCCCACCGATGCCATGCACAAACAATTCGCCCATTAACAGCCTGGCAGCCATGGTGGTAATCAGTGCGCGAGTACGTAGCCGAATGCCTTGGGACGACAGCGCCGACAGTTGTTCCACCGCTGCTGCTGCACCGCTCTCGGGGGTAATTGGCAACACAACTTCGCATTGCTCGCGATCGGAAAGCACCAACGTGTTATTTTGCTGCCGCACAAATAACCTGCGTCGACGGGGATCGGTTTGCGTCCAGATCCACAGCGGGGCTTCCAGCCAATCGTCCACGCTATCCAATTCAGGAACCGGATGCGCAGCCGACCGGACTTTATGTTCTCGCCGATATTCTAACAGCGCCGAATTGTATGCTTCCCAAAACCGGGGCAATTGAGCCAGCAAATGCGCTATGAACCATCGCATCGCTGGCAAATCGCAGACCTGACTTTGGGGAAGTTCCAAGGTTTGCAATCCCCAGCCCGCTTCGCACTGATGCCGGGCTTGCGATAACGAAGCTCCCAAATGATTTGTCTCCCGCGAGCGGGCAACCGCCAATGGCCAATATCGCCGTAATAGTGGCTGCGGAATTAATGACTGCAGATGTTTGCAGGCTCGCTCTCCGAACGATTCAAAACATGCCCGATCGATGATCGTCCGTTGCTCAAACGGCGCTTCCGGGGCCACACGATCGAACGGCACATATTCCATGCGTGGCTGATCAACGGAGCCGCCCGGAACGCGCAACGAAGCTGTTTTCATCGCATCGCTGTCGATCTGTAAATTTACCGCCACCGCATCGTGGTCGTTTGCCAGCCGTGCAATCGCAAAATCTTTGAACCACACGCCGGGGTGAAACATTTCAGGCTGATGTCCGGCAAGAATGATTCGCCCATGGTCCTTCGAGACGCTCACGTCTCGATAACTGCGCGTGTAACGCAGGGCATCGGCCAGCAATTGTTCTCGTGCTTCACGCGCCAATTGCGCCAGCCCACATCCTTGCACGTCGTAATTGGACAGGGCGATCGTGCGCTTGTTAACCAACATCATTTCGCCGGCGGACGATAGGGGCGGTTCAATAAGTTTAGCGCCGTTTTCTCGTGGTGCATTAAGCCGCGCGACCCGGGGCGACCAATTGGACCAGCGAAAGGTTGCGCCGTCGGAGTCCACATTGTTCGCGCGAGTTAGAGAATGACTGCTAGTTTCGTTTTTAGCTGGCGAGAAAGAGCCGGGCCCAGACGGGTCACTTTCGGCGGGATTATCGGAGTGAATTTTTGGCCAGCATTCCCTTGCCGCCGAGCAAGGGTTATTCACGAGGTGGCCCCCGAACAAGGCATACGTTTAGAAAACAGCGCAGGAATCCTGCCCCGCAGTGCCGCCATACTGCGATCAATCACTTCGCGATAATGTTGAAGCCGCATCTCGCTGTTGTCCAACGAACCGCCAAACGAGCGCGCTTCTTCCAAATAGATCAGGGGAACCGGAAGTTCCTTAATTTTGAAGTTCTGGTATGCAGCCTGCACCCATAATTCTAACGGCATTGCGTAGCCGGGTTCGGTAATGTTGAATTTAGCAAGCACAGGCACTGAATAGGCTTTGAATCCACAAAACGCATCTGTCAACTTCAATCCAAGTCGGCAGTTAATTTCGGCCGTGATTTGCTCGTTGATTTTTCGTCGCGCGGTAGGTGGTTCACTGTCGCCTTCAAAATGCTTTAGGTATCGGCTGCCGGACACAATATCGAGTCCGATGCACGCCGATACAAACTCTGGAATGAGTCGGGGTTGATGTTGCCCGTCGCAGTCGATAGTAACAAGCACATCGTAATCATTGTATAAAGCAAATTGGAACGCGCTACGCAGAGCCGCTCCATAGCCGCGATTTTTGGAATGCTTGACAACGTGAAGATCGCTCCGCCGACCTAACAACTCTGAAGTGCCGTCGGTAGAACCATCGTCAACGACTAACACCTCAGGACTATATCGCAACACTTCGTCTAGCACGTCTGCAACATGCCGCATCTCGTTATAAACGGGCAAAACGGTCAAAAATCGAGCGGCCATACAATTTTTTTCCATACTGACTTGATAAGATGCTGAAACACAAAGTCGATCAAAAAAATACCACAAAACCTGTGCCGATCTTCGACTGCCAAGATTTACTAGACACTGATGCCAACGACCATTCTAGATCGGCCGTGAAATCAGTCAACGCAGCGGGAAATTTGTATGTAACCAACAGACTCGACACTTTTTTAGAATCGAGATCGATGAAAGCTGCTAAACTTCAAAGCCAATGCATCGGATCGTGTTCCGCTCGACATGACCAAACCGTTGCGGATGTGAATTGCGCGGCCAAAAGTTCCGCCAATCTCTCAACTGCAAACCGTTCGCTGGCGAAGTGTCCTGCCAGAATCAAACCCAGTCCCAGAGATTCAGCCTCCAGGCATGTGTGAAATCTCGCCTCACCGGTGACAAAACAATCACATCCAGCGCGATGTGCGGCATCCAACAAGTCTCCGCTGCTACCGCATGCCACTGCCACCGCACGCACAGGCATTTGCGGATTTCCTACTAACTGCATCCCTGACAGATTAAGAAAATCTTTCAAGCGTGCTGCAATGCGTCCCAAGGTGGCGGCATTTTCTGGAAAGCCGCAGCGTCCTGCGCCTAATTTCGGATCAACACTATCAGCCAAAAGTGGACCAATGTCGCTTAACCCTAGCCCTTCGGCCAATCGCTGATTGATTCCGGAACGTGCCGAATCAAACGCTGTATGCGGGCTATACACGGCGATCTCCTCTCTAATGAGTTGCAACAGCAGCCGTCCTTTTGGGGTATCTGCTGTGATCTGTTTTAATTCTCGAAAGGGAAATGGATGATGTGTGACAATAAGTTCTGCTTTCTCGGCGACCGCCTCCTCTACGACCTGCGACGTAATCGTTAAACAGGTCATTACTCGCTGGACGCTATGCTTGGCATCGCCGACCAAAAGGCCGACGTTATCCCATTCAGCGGCAAGCCTACAGGGAGCAAATTCTTCTAAAAAAGCGGCAATTGAGGAAACGGTTAACATTGCATCCTTGAGAATGCACCATGCCATGCGGAATTGCAAGCCGCCTGAATTCAAGATTTTCATCGCGAACGTCGACTGGCTTTCCCATAATCGCTACCGATTCACGGCTGCGCCACAAATTTGCTGTTCAGAATTCTTTGTCCGATTGTTTCTTCAGCCTTGAGCCATAGAGTTTTACCGAGCAACGCTTGGCCGTTCGGTAAACGATAAATTTGCGTGTCACTGCCTTTACCCTGGTCAAGAATATTTGTCGTCATCCGGCGTCGATCGGGAATATACAAAGAGCATTGAAAACTTACCGGCTGGTCGGTTTGATTTAGAAGTTTTTGTTCGACGACTAACTCACCCTGCTCATTTAAGTGTGTAGCGACGTTGACTGTGACCGAATCATCACCAACGTCAATTGTGCGATACACGCTGAATTGATAATGCCGATCGGCCACAATATCAAAGTCGAAGTGTACTTCTTGAGGACCGCTTACAAGGTCAAAGGGCAACGTGGCTTCAAATGGCAATTGAACTGTTTGACCAGCGGCGAGTTTGAAGGGAATACTCCGTGGCACCACGCGCCAGCGATTCGGCATGTCAAGTTGTACGGCACCAGTTACCGTTTGTGAAAACGGATTAGAAAGTTTGATAGCATTTTCTAATGGTATACCTAACTCATTTGGCCAGCGGTTGTGAGAGAGCTTCGTAGTTATTTGCCATTGCACCAGCGGCAAATTTAAATTGGTGAGAAAAACAGGCAGGCGATCAACTTGTATGCAGCACTGCCGCTTGCCATCTAACTCCGGCTGCGTGACTTGGCCCCATATGTTTTGTTGCTGCACATTTTCGCCAAGCGAAATCTGTTCTTCGCTGGGATGGTCGTTCCACAACAACATAACCAACTGTCGATCTCGAACAAACAGCTGGTTTGAACTGCCGTGCGGCAATTGTAAATTGCCCATATCATCTGTCCCGGATAATACTTGTGCAACGGTTCTCCATGGCAACAACAACTCTCCGACAGTGCCGTCGTCTTGCAATAGCCCGTACTCGGAATTGCACAGCTCCGGTAGAAAAATTCTCTGTGCTCCGTGTAATTTGGCGGCAAGCATTTGCTGGACCAAATCTCCTACCCGATTCTTCAAATTATTCTTCGATGCAGGCAGAGTTTGGATCGCTACCCAGCGCTGAATGGTTCCCTCTTGAGTGCGGTCCAGAACCGACCGTTGTGCAGAACTGCTAGCGGGTGGATCAACCCAAAACGACACGAAATCACCGGCCGCCATTTCCTTAGGAAGTTCCTCGTGCCATGTCCAAGGAATAGCAAGTCGAGCTACTTGTCCAAAACGTCCTAGCTGCTTGTGAACTTGCAGAAGCGCGTCTCCTAACTGCGGGAATTTCACGAAACTTAGGTCGTCGTCGCTTCCTAGTTGCCAAGTGTGTACCAAGAGTTGAAGCCTCGTGAGAATGGGTTCCAACGACGGGTACCAAACTTCGGACTTGGCGGAAAAAATCTGTGCGGCCAGCGGCTGATCATGCTCATCCACATGGGTCGCCTCGCTCAAGCGCTTTCGCACTTCCATGGGCGGGTCAGCCAACAGACCTACCAATTGCGTGTGGTTGTTTTGCAATCGCTGAGCAAAGCTCGCTAATTGATCTCCTCGAGCTTGGTCGGCTGCGGCGTTCCATACGGGAAATTTTAGCCAGTGAATTCCGGAATGCTCAGCCAGAAAAGTCAGCTCGTCAAAAGTAAGCGGCCGCTCACCCTGTGGTAGTGTCCAGCCGAATTCGCCCTGCGGCAGTATTTCTTCTTTGCGAATTAAAGCAATGGTCGTTTCACACGGCGAAGGAGAATAGCTGCAACCATCAAGATGTGCTCGCACATGATAAAATCCCACATCTGGCAGTGCCGGTTTCCACGCAGCACTCCCGATAAATACTGCGGATTTTTGTCCAAGAACACCCGAATTGCTTCCGGCTAATAATTGCTGCGTTTTATCAGCGTCATTCATGCTATGCGTCTCCAGCGCGACTCGCGCGCGTTGGATCTCTTGGCCCTCGACATCTAGCAATTGGATTTCGATTCCTGCATTTTGATTGGAAAACCCCGACGCAGTACAAATCACTTCTGGGGATTCTGGAATGGCGTAAAGATGGCGACATCCTCCTGCTTGCAGCAACAATTTGGGAAAACGGCCGGCCCAAACGTCCGCAAACCAAACCTTGCCACGCAAGTCGGCACGCTCGCCCGGTTCCAAATGCAATCCGATCACAGCATGCTGGGCCTGATTGCTCGTTGAGGCGACCGGCCCAATACGCAATTTAGTCCAAGCAGTTGTCTTGCCTACCGGAGAAGAGACTTGCCGCTCCAGTAAATTATTTTGAGCATCGTAAAATGTGACCGACAAATATGCCTGGTCGTAAGTCAGGCCGTCGGTCTGCACCTGGCACTCGAATAAATAATTGAAGAGAGAAGAAATCGAAAGAGGCGGCGAGTACACCGCTGCGGCTCCGCCGTCCAACATTATGCCTAGGCTATGATCCCCGGATGTAGGCGATGCACTA
The Pirellulales bacterium DNA segment above includes these coding regions:
- a CDS encoding glycosyltransferase family 2 protein encodes the protein MAARFLTVLPVYNEMRHVADVLDEVLRYSPEVLVVDDGSTDGTSELLGRRSDLHVVKHSKNRGYGAALRSAFQFALYNDYDVLVTIDCDGQHQPRLIPEFVSACIGLDIVSGSRYLKHFEGDSEPPTARRKINEQITAEINCRLGLKLTDAFCGFKAYSVPVLAKFNITEPGYAMPLELWVQAAYQNFKIKELPVPLIYLEEARSFGGSLDNSEMRLQHYREVIDRSMAALRGRIPALFSKRMPCSGATS
- a CDS encoding Nif3-like dinuclear metal center hexameric protein, with amino-acid sequence MKILNSGGLQFRMAWCILKDAMLTVSSIAAFLEEFAPCRLAAEWDNVGLLVGDAKHSVQRVMTCLTITSQVVEEAVAEKAELIVTHHPFPFRELKQITADTPKGRLLLQLIREEIAVYSPHTAFDSARSGINQRLAEGLGLSDIGPLLADSVDPKLGAGRCGFPENAATLGRIAARLKDFLNLSGMQLVGNPQMPVRAVAVACGSSGDLLDAAHRAGCDCFVTGEARFHTCLEAESLGLGLILAGHFASERFAVERLAELLAAQFTSATVWSCRAEHDPMHWL